One part of the Treponema sp. OMZ 787 genome encodes these proteins:
- a CDS encoding zinc ribbon domain-containing protein, translating into MSFCNKCGNQLAADARFCGKCGTATSQPNKISHTETSAQSNQRQQVFEGAVHKCPSCGEVLGSFDAICPSCGFEIREKEKSKTIIEFQQALKNFYSISSSINKKSLGIGILKFLLIIIFLLLAVFFILGGSSTLSARDKSFSIASIIIGSSFILPIILLLTYSKYTPEEKKRDDFILTFPIPNTKKDIMEMAILANSYISSVSLFSFLFSKSGKEKARLNNVWRKKFHQIFEKANVAFENDKNSLNQIKNLHSKIKIENKSIKYIKLGVLLSILILILTPMFFVIKNKIAFMVIPETKTISNSLINITGDIADYYRVVDDVNLIFDKEKFTVTMIIELEAFEDIQPEIDKQIKAFLKKEQWKSTECDIELYEYLSSIGIDGYNNQRSFNLSKNHKENLLDLLKMKKGEKKKFTIVLTENKKSASSIMKKKLFLLDFQLVYSIKNNSIQKNNDKTIYIE; encoded by the coding sequence ATGTCTTTTTGTAATAAATGTGGAAATCAATTAGCTGCCGATGCAAGATTTTGCGGTAAATGCGGAACGGCAACTTCACAGCCTAACAAAATCTCACATACAGAAACATCGGCTCAATCAAATCAGAGACAACAAGTTTTTGAAGGAGCTGTTCATAAATGCCCTAGTTGCGGAGAGGTACTAGGATCATTTGATGCAATTTGCCCTTCGTGCGGTTTTGAAATACGAGAGAAAGAAAAATCAAAGACCATAATAGAATTTCAACAAGCTCTTAAAAATTTCTATTCAATTAGTTCTTCGATCAATAAAAAATCACTGGGGATAGGAATTTTAAAATTTTTACTCATAATCATTTTTCTACTCCTTGCTGTTTTTTTTATTTTGGGAGGATCATCAACACTATCAGCTCGTGATAAAAGTTTTAGCATTGCAAGTATTATAATAGGCTCATCATTCATTTTACCTATTATATTACTTTTAACTTATTCAAAATATACACCTGAAGAAAAAAAACGCGATGATTTTATACTTACATTTCCTATACCCAATACAAAAAAAGACATTATGGAAATGGCAATATTGGCAAATTCATATATTAGTTCTGTTAGTTTATTTTCGTTTTTATTTTCAAAATCAGGAAAGGAAAAGGCTAGATTAAATAATGTTTGGAGAAAAAAATTCCATCAAATTTTTGAAAAGGCAAATGTTGCATTTGAAAATGATAAAAATTCATTAAATCAAATAAAAAATCTTCACTCAAAAATAAAAATAGAAAATAAATCTATCAAGTATATCAAACTTGGAGTATTACTAAGCATTTTAATTCTTATTTTAACACCAATGTTTTTTGTTATAAAAAATAAAATAGCTTTTATGGTTATACCGGAAACAAAGACTATTTCGAATTCTCTTATAAATATTACAGGTGATATTGCAGACTATTACCGTGTAGTAGACGATGTAAATTTAATTTTTGATAAAGAAAAATTTACCGTTACAATGATTATAGAATTAGAAGCATTTGAAGATATACAACCGGAAATTGATAAACAGATAAAAGCTTTTCTCAAAAAAGAACAATGGAAAAGTACTGAATGTGATATAGAATTATATGAATATCTTAGTTCAATAGGGATTGATGGATATAATAACCAAAGAAGTTTTAACTTGAGCAAAAATCACAAAGAAAATTTACTAGACCTATTAAAGATGAAAAAAGGAGAAAAAAAGAAATTCACTATTGTATTAACTGAAAATAAAAAATCAGCTTCAAGTATAATGAAAAAGAAACTATTTTTACTGGATTTTCAACTTGTATATTCTATTAAAAATAATAGTATCCAAAAAAATAATGATAAAACTATCTATATTGAATAA
- a CDS encoding TIGR01440 family protein, with protein MSGIDLEKIREETLAALTELLEASSLKAGDILVLGCSTSEVSGGVIGKASNEDAGRTIVSALLSILKPRGIFLAVQGCEHINRALVIEKEAQEKYGFEEVSVVPALHAGGAASLAAYTLFKSPVMIEHVRAHAGIDIGDTEIGMHVRFVQVPVRLKTKYIGSARLTALKSRPKLIGGERAVYENPNVTIPR; from the coding sequence ATGAGCGGGATCGATTTAGAAAAAATAAGAGAAGAAACTCTAGCCGCCTTAACCGAACTCCTTGAAGCCTCATCCTTAAAAGCCGGGGACATCCTGGTCTTAGGATGCAGCACAAGCGAGGTTTCGGGAGGAGTTATCGGTAAGGCCTCAAATGAGGATGCAGGAAGAACAATAGTTTCCGCCCTGCTTTCAATCCTTAAGCCCAGAGGAATCTTTTTGGCCGTTCAAGGCTGCGAGCACATAAACCGAGCCCTCGTCATCGAAAAGGAGGCACAAGAAAAATACGGCTTTGAAGAGGTGTCGGTAGTTCCTGCCCTTCACGCAGGAGGAGCCGCATCCCTCGCGGCCTACACTCTTTTTAAGTCCCCCGTCATGATAGAGCACGTAAGAGCCCATGCAGGCATTGACATAGGAGACACCGAAATAGGAATGCATGTAAGGTTTGTGCAAGTTCCCGTAAGGCTTAAAACCAAGTACATAGGCTCGGCAAGACTCACAGCCCTCAAAAGCCGCCCCAAACTAATCGGAGGGGAAAGGGCTGTGTATGAAAATCCAAATGTTACAATACCTCGATAA
- the purL gene encoding phosphoribosylformylglycinamidine synthase subunit PurL yields MNIYRFCVKSKKDLHFQMPKNEELLKQAHVLGFKTVKEISTENLYFVRGNLSNEEKKTLADFLFCDELYEYSQTEDFKMEEKSNLFHIETALKPGVTDSSSREALRAVKELGIHGVEEITSGKAYEIRGELTEAEIDKLAKNLLCNDVIEQYKIGFVEPAWANEHDGKNGPNTSVETIDIASMSDEELLALSNERRAALDIHEMRAIREYYKEEKRPCTDAEFEMIAQTWSEHCVHKTFKAKIDIDGASLNDEQKKAYPDLCVNSIIKTYIKKATDDINAPWVLSSFVDNAGIIEFDDKYEVSFKAETHNHPSAIEPFGGANTGVGGVIRDVMGVSARPFAVTDVLCFGHPDTPAENVPKGTLHPKRIISGVIEGVKDYGNKMGIPTVNGSVHYHEAYASNPLVYCGCAGIAPRGKHRTSPSVGDHIVSLGGKTGRDGLRGATFSSMVMDASTGDVAGSSVQIGEPIIQKKVAEVLIDARDQGLYSAITDCGAGGYSSAVGEMASTLGCDVDLARIPVKYQGLAPWELWLSEAQERMVIAVPHDKLETLQKLCDANDVELTDLGRFTGDAVLKVRFGEKEIINLSCGFLHSGPPQRKLKAAPPKEGKTLIKYPEYKEPDLNEALKAVVNHHAVNSKEDIVRLYDHEVQGGTILRPYDGPEGNVPQDAAVIKPMETEGKKAVAISNALNPRQGLLDPYAAAASAIDEAVRNAVAAGADPEKTAILDNFCLGDPNRPETMWALIEMARSCYDTALVFKTPFISGKDSFNNEYLTSEGERVSIPPSLLISAMGIVPDIGKVPGSDFKKEGSSIYLVGKPQFSFGGSVFAELFGIPQGESGEVPPFKKEAAELYKKLHSSIMRGLVLSCHDLSEGGLAAALYEMCLSGIGAELSGNFHTKLGASKIASLFGETTGCLLVEVKEENRSAFEKEMAGSEIYEIGKTGGKTGLKL; encoded by the coding sequence ATGAATATTTACCGATTTTGTGTTAAAAGTAAGAAGGACTTACACTTTCAAATGCCCAAAAATGAGGAGCTCTTAAAGCAGGCCCATGTTCTGGGCTTTAAGACCGTTAAAGAAATAAGTACGGAAAACCTTTATTTTGTACGCGGGAATCTTTCAAATGAAGAAAAGAAGACCTTAGCCGACTTCTTGTTTTGCGATGAGCTTTACGAGTATAGCCAAACCGAAGACTTTAAAATGGAAGAAAAAAGTAATCTTTTCCATATCGAAACAGCCTTAAAACCCGGCGTTACCGACTCCTCCTCACGCGAGGCCTTGAGGGCTGTAAAAGAACTCGGCATTCACGGCGTTGAAGAAATTACCAGCGGAAAGGCCTACGAAATTCGGGGAGAGCTTACTGAAGCCGAAATAGACAAACTTGCAAAAAATCTTCTATGTAATGATGTCATCGAGCAGTACAAAATAGGCTTTGTAGAGCCTGCCTGGGCCAATGAACATGACGGAAAAAACGGGCCTAACACAAGCGTTGAAACCATAGACATAGCCTCCATGAGCGATGAGGAACTTTTAGCTCTTTCAAACGAAAGACGGGCAGCTCTGGATATCCACGAGATGAGGGCTATCCGCGAATACTACAAGGAAGAAAAAAGGCCTTGCACAGATGCGGAATTTGAAATGATAGCCCAAACTTGGAGCGAGCACTGCGTTCATAAAACCTTTAAGGCAAAAATAGACATTGACGGGGCCTCTCTCAACGATGAGCAAAAAAAAGCCTATCCCGATCTTTGCGTAAACAGCATAATTAAAACCTATATCAAAAAGGCCACCGACGACATTAATGCCCCTTGGGTTCTTTCTTCATTTGTGGACAATGCCGGTATAATCGAATTTGACGACAAATACGAAGTTTCCTTTAAGGCAGAAACTCATAACCATCCTTCTGCCATTGAGCCCTTCGGAGGAGCTAACACGGGAGTCGGCGGCGTTATAAGGGACGTTATGGGCGTTTCGGCCCGCCCCTTTGCCGTAACCGATGTCCTCTGTTTCGGTCATCCCGACACTCCGGCAGAAAATGTTCCCAAGGGAACCCTTCATCCTAAGCGCATAATTTCAGGTGTCATTGAAGGAGTTAAGGACTACGGAAACAAGATGGGCATTCCGACCGTAAACGGAAGCGTTCACTACCACGAAGCCTACGCTTCAAACCCGCTAGTCTACTGCGGATGTGCAGGTATCGCCCCCAGAGGTAAACACCGCACAAGCCCCTCTGTCGGAGACCACATTGTTTCTTTAGGCGGAAAAACGGGACGCGACGGCCTTAGGGGAGCCACCTTTTCTTCGATGGTAATGGATGCAAGCACAGGAGATGTTGCTGGCTCCTCCGTTCAAATAGGCGAGCCTATAATTCAAAAAAAGGTTGCGGAAGTACTCATCGATGCCCGCGATCAGGGGCTCTATTCTGCAATTACCGACTGCGGAGCAGGAGGTTATTCTTCTGCCGTAGGAGAGATGGCATCTACCCTCGGCTGCGATGTAGACCTTGCGAGAATCCCCGTAAAATATCAGGGTCTTGCTCCATGGGAGCTCTGGCTTTCGGAGGCTCAGGAAAGAATGGTCATCGCCGTTCCTCATGACAAACTCGAAACCTTGCAAAAGCTTTGCGATGCAAACGATGTGGAATTAACCGACCTCGGCCGTTTTACCGGAGATGCAGTTTTAAAGGTGCGCTTCGGCGAAAAGGAAATAATAAATCTTTCATGCGGCTTTTTACATTCAGGCCCGCCGCAGCGAAAGCTCAAAGCGGCTCCTCCCAAAGAGGGAAAAACTCTTATAAAATATCCCGAATATAAGGAGCCTGATCTAAACGAGGCTTTAAAGGCTGTGGTAAATCACCACGCCGTAAATTCAAAGGAAGATATAGTAAGGCTTTACGACCATGAGGTTCAAGGCGGCACAATCCTCCGTCCCTATGACGGCCCCGAAGGAAATGTTCCTCAGGATGCAGCCGTTATAAAGCCTATGGAAACGGAAGGAAAAAAAGCCGTTGCAATCTCGAATGCCTTAAACCCGAGGCAGGGGCTCTTGGATCCTTATGCAGCTGCAGCAAGTGCGATAGACGAAGCTGTCCGAAATGCCGTTGCAGCCGGAGCTGACCCCGAAAAAACCGCCATCCTCGATAACTTTTGCTTAGGCGACCCCAACCGTCCCGAAACCATGTGGGCACTGATCGAAATGGCACGCTCTTGCTACGACACGGCTCTTGTTTTTAAGACCCCATTTATTTCGGGAAAAGATTCCTTTAATAACGAGTACCTCACTTCGGAGGGAGAGAGGGTTTCGATTCCGCCCTCGCTTTTAATCTCGGCGATGGGAATAGTTCCCGACATCGGAAAGGTTCCCGGCTCCGACTTTAAAAAAGAAGGCTCAAGTATCTACCTTGTGGGTAAGCCCCAATTTTCTTTCGGAGGCTCGGTCTTTGCAGAACTTTTCGGCATTCCTCAAGGGGAAAGCGGAGAAGTTCCGCCCTTTAAAAAAGAAGCGGCAGAGCTTTATAAAAAACTTCACTCAAGCATAATGAGGGGCTTGGTGCTTTCATGCCACGACTTGAGCGAAGGAGGTCTTGCTGCCGCCCTCTACGAAATGTGTTTAAGCGGAATAGGAGCAGAGCTGAGCGGGAACTTCCACACAAAACTGGGAGCTTCAAAGATTGCAAGCCTCTTTGGAGAAACCACAGGCTGTCTCCTTGTAGAAGTAAAAGAAGAAAACCGCTCAGCCTTTGAAAAGGAAATGGCGGGCTCTGAAATCTACGAGATAGGAAAAACCGGAGGAAAGACAGGCCTTAAACTTTAA
- a CDS encoding YqiA/YcfP family alpha/beta fold hydrolase yields the protein MEDDIQKARFIHGLNSDKNSSTGQVVKTLLEKHRIELIVPSLDILNPEKTLQEINSLMKEQDVSLIIGHSMGGFYTLASLNGPMKIYINPCLLPAEILPSLVEDIDQEAIKIFSRLIDEAFYNIDRKVRISSFGIFAKDDPLFSFYDLFKKYFGNRCRYINGSHKPSKEDLAQALDFALNLIKSDIKCFLKEDEVLGKLLL from the coding sequence ATGGAAGATGATATACAAAAAGCTCGCTTTATCCACGGACTTAATTCGGATAAAAATTCGAGTACGGGACAAGTAGTAAAAACGCTGTTGGAAAAACACAGGATAGAACTTATTGTTCCGTCGCTTGATATACTCAATCCCGAAAAAACTTTACAAGAGATTAATTCTTTGATGAAGGAGCAGGATGTTTCTTTGATTATAGGGCATTCGATGGGAGGCTTTTATACTTTAGCCTCTCTTAACGGTCCGATGAAGATTTATATAAATCCCTGTCTTCTTCCGGCAGAAATTCTCCCTTCTTTGGTAGAAGATATTGATCAAGAAGCTATTAAAATTTTCAGCCGATTAATAGACGAAGCTTTTTATAATATCGATCGGAAAGTCCGAATCAGTTCCTTCGGTATTTTCGCAAAAGATGATCCTCTTTTTTCTTTTTATGATCTTTTTAAAAAATATTTTGGTAACAGATGCAGATATATAAATGGCAGTCATAAACCTTCAAAAGAAGATTTAGCCCAAGCTCTTGATTTTGCATTAAATTTAATTAAAAGCGATATAAAATGCTTTTTAAAGGAAGATGAAGTTTTAGGAAAATTGTTATTGTAA
- a CDS encoding zinc ribbon domain-containing protein encodes MVMSFEDDDETSVSYGTFCTNCGAGIESGSQFCTNCGTPVNNQQTNNNQTVEVNQIAVGIITGSMENTLKSVMRKTGVDKEAFKIAINYVIDNL; translated from the coding sequence ATGGTTATGTCTTTTGAAGATGATGATGAGACATCGGTATCCTATGGAACTTTTTGTACAAATTGCGGTGCAGGAATAGAATCAGGTTCCCAATTTTGTACAAACTGCGGAACACCGGTAAATAATCAACAAACAAATAATAATCAAACAGTTGAGGTAAATCAGATAGCAGTAGGTATCATAACAGGCTCTATGGAAAATACGCTGAAATCGGTAATGCGTAAAACAGGAGTTGATAAGGAAGCTTTTAAAATTGCTATCAATTATGTTATAGATAATCTATGA
- a CDS encoding DUF4339 domain-containing protein gives MENNNFFSLDKLLEFGLGMEMARQMMSIMNTSFKSMQMPGSQMPDGSTVSKAFNELPVSYYAVIEGKSAGPFSEAELLKLIETKKINNKTYIWRPGFPNWKLAEDLPEILKLVSLVPPPLPRI, from the coding sequence ATGGAAAATAATAATTTCTTTTCTTTAGATAAACTTTTGGAATTCGGTCTCGGTATGGAAATGGCAAGGCAGATGATGAGTATAATGAATACTTCATTTAAATCAATGCAAATGCCGGGCTCTCAAATGCCTGACGGCTCAACAGTAAGTAAAGCCTTTAATGAATTACCAGTTTCATATTATGCAGTTATTGAAGGAAAATCTGCAGGCCCGTTCAGTGAAGCAGAACTTTTAAAGCTGATTGAAACAAAAAAGATTAACAATAAAACATATATCTGGAGACCGGGGTTTCCAAATTGGAAACTTGCAGAAGATCTACCTGAGATTTTAAAGCTCGTATCTCTTGTTCCTCCTCCTCTGCCTAGAATATAA
- a CDS encoding ATP-binding protein, with protein sequence MSTIRKMPIGVQSFEDLRLKDFMYVDKTEFIWKLIDGSKVHFLSRPRRFGKSLLLSTFKAYFLGQKELFKGLAIEKLEEAEKGKREIWQVYPVLYLDFNIGIYDTREGLLNRLDSFLKEYENIYGSTGLDLPDRFQNLIRTAHEKTGRQAVILIDEYDKPLLQTMWKDEALNEIYRTILKGFYGVIKSADQYIRFAFLTGVTKFSKVSIFSDLNNLRDLSLLHDYSAVCGISQEELEADFQPEISTLAEKNNLTYEEALAKLKQRYDGYKFSENGKNMYNPFSLLNVFADSTMRSYWFATGTPTFLVDYLKKAYYNIPDLDGNVHLDEHGLNDYRADPILPIPILFQSGYLTIKSYNEFSRLYCLGFPNDEVRYGFLHNLMPAYTSIRPDKTGLSIWEFYEQIEAGDVDGFMQKMKGIISGIPYDNLTEKDLALREQNYQTAVYLVFALMNQFVHTEVHCATGRADCVVEFKDKVYIFEFKLSANGTAEDAAANNAAANNAVKQIKEKNYAGKYSGSGKKIIAVGSSFDEEKRTIAEWTVEIL encoded by the coding sequence ATGAGTACAATAAGAAAAATGCCCATAGGCGTTCAAAGTTTTGAAGATTTGCGTTTAAAAGACTTTATGTATGTCGATAAGACTGAATTTATTTGGAAGTTGATTGACGGTAGTAAGGTTCATTTTTTAAGCCGCCCCCGCCGTTTCGGGAAGAGCCTTTTGCTTTCAACTTTTAAGGCTTATTTTCTCGGCCAAAAAGAGCTCTTTAAGGGCTTAGCCATTGAGAAACTTGAAGAAGCTGAAAAGGGTAAAAGAGAAATTTGGCAGGTATATCCCGTACTCTATTTGGATTTTAACATAGGCATCTACGATACAAGGGAAGGGCTTTTAAACAGACTTGATTCTTTTTTAAAAGAGTATGAAAATATATACGGAAGTACCGGCCTTGATCTCCCTGACCGCTTTCAAAATTTGATAAGGACTGCCCACGAAAAAACAGGCAGGCAGGCCGTCATCCTCATCGACGAATACGATAAGCCCCTCCTTCAAACTATGTGGAAGGATGAAGCCTTAAACGAAATCTACCGCACAATATTGAAGGGCTTTTACGGCGTTATAAAAAGCGCCGATCAATATATCCGCTTTGCCTTTTTAACGGGAGTAACGAAGTTCAGTAAGGTAAGCATATTCAGCGATTTAAACAATCTGCGTGATTTGAGTCTTTTGCATGATTATTCGGCTGTCTGCGGAATTTCGCAAGAAGAACTTGAAGCGGATTTTCAGCCTGAAATTTCTACCCTTGCCGAAAAAAATAATTTGACTTACGAGGAAGCTCTTGCAAAATTAAAGCAAAGATATGACGGTTATAAATTTTCCGAGAACGGAAAAAATATGTACAACCCTTTCAGTCTTTTGAATGTTTTTGCGGACAGTACGATGAGAAGCTATTGGTTTGCAACAGGAACGCCGACCTTCTTGGTCGACTATTTAAAAAAAGCTTATTACAATATTCCGGATTTGGACGGAAATGTTCATCTGGACGAACATGGACTTAACGATTATCGAGCAGATCCGATTCTTCCGATACCGATACTTTTTCAATCGGGGTATTTGACAATTAAAAGCTACAATGAGTTTTCGCGTCTTTATTGCTTAGGCTTCCCTAACGACGAGGTGCGTTACGGCTTTTTGCATAACCTGATGCCGGCTTACACCTCGATAAGACCCGACAAAACAGGGCTTTCAATCTGGGAATTCTACGAACAAATTGAGGCAGGAGATGTAGACGGTTTTATGCAAAAGATGAAGGGAATAATTTCAGGCATACCTTACGATAATTTAACCGAAAAAGATTTAGCCCTCCGTGAACAAAATTATCAGACAGCCGTTTATCTTGTATTCGCTCTTATGAACCAATTTGTACACACTGAAGTTCATTGTGCAACAGGAAGGGCTGACTGTGTTGTAGAATTCAAAGATAAGGTTTATATCTTCGAGTTTAAACTTAGTGCAAACGGTACAGCAGAAGACGCTGCAGCAAACAATGCTGCAGCAAACAATGCCGTAAAACAAATCAAAGAGAAAAACTATGCCGGTAAATATTCGGGCAGCGGTAAAAAAATCATAGCCGTTGGTTCAAGCTTTGATGAAGAAAAAAGGACTATTGCAGAGTGGACGGTTGAGATTTTGTAA
- a CDS encoding SPFH domain-containing protein: MGLFKSKEGGFMDVIRCDETEYLVWKWRPSGEANTTKKENAIRYGSSLRVKDGEVAVFVYNQENGTQQDFIEGPFDKKIETGNFPVLASIVGLAFGGASPFQAEVYFINLAQTAQIRFAVPFFDVFDPRFLDFSVPVAVRGTITFAIEDYKNFIKINRLINFDLEAFKKQVQSAVIRHVKEIVTNIPADLQIPVVQLERSLGKINPIIEENLKRRFSENFGTVLKALDISEIEIDKTSENYAELKELTANQVSKTVSAQTDLNIKNMESMQALNLQNMEETARIQREEMQRAQRLQTETNFIGTHALNQQADVLKTGVQNLGSMGTMNLGGGSGNMNPAGMMTGMMMGGAIGQQMSGMMNNLGQAVQAGQNTPPPLPQIAYNVAVNGQSTGPFNMQQLQSMVNQGSLSKMSLVWKAGMAGWEAAGTITELVPLFSNAAPPPVPPAPPLN; this comes from the coding sequence ATGGGATTATTTAAATCAAAAGAAGGCGGGTTTATGGATGTTATCCGCTGTGATGAGACGGAGTATCTTGTATGGAAATGGAGACCGTCAGGAGAAGCAAATACTACAAAAAAAGAAAATGCTATTAGGTATGGTTCTTCCTTAAGGGTTAAAGACGGAGAGGTTGCTGTCTTTGTGTACAATCAGGAAAACGGCACTCAGCAGGATTTTATCGAAGGCCCCTTCGATAAAAAAATAGAAACAGGAAACTTCCCTGTTTTGGCAAGTATTGTAGGCTTGGCATTCGGCGGAGCATCCCCATTCCAAGCTGAGGTTTATTTTATAAACCTAGCACAAACAGCACAAATCAGATTCGCTGTTCCTTTCTTTGATGTCTTTGATCCGAGGTTTCTAGATTTTTCGGTACCGGTCGCTGTTCGCGGAACAATTACCTTTGCAATAGAAGATTATAAAAACTTTATCAAAATTAACCGATTGATAAACTTTGACCTTGAAGCGTTTAAAAAGCAGGTACAGTCGGCAGTAATACGCCATGTAAAAGAGATTGTAACAAATATTCCTGCCGACCTTCAAATTCCGGTAGTGCAGCTTGAACGCAGTCTGGGTAAAATAAACCCAATCATTGAAGAAAATCTAAAACGAAGGTTTAGCGAAAATTTCGGTACGGTTCTTAAAGCTTTAGACATTTCTGAAATTGAAATAGACAAGACAAGTGAAAACTATGCAGAGCTTAAAGAGCTTACCGCTAATCAAGTTTCAAAAACCGTTTCGGCACAGACAGACCTAAATATAAAAAACATGGAAAGTATGCAGGCTCTTAATCTTCAAAATATGGAAGAAACAGCCCGTATTCAGCGTGAAGAAATGCAGAGAGCTCAAAGGCTTCAAACGGAAACAAACTTTATCGGTACCCATGCCCTTAATCAGCAAGCAGATGTACTTAAAACGGGAGTACAAAATTTAGGCTCTATGGGAACAATGAACCTGGGAGGCGGCTCAGGAAATATGAATCCGGCAGGAATGATGACCGGCATGATGATGGGAGGAGCTATCGGTCAGCAGATGTCAGGAATGATGAATAATCTAGGTCAAGCTGTCCAGGCAGGACAAAATACACCTCCGCCTTTACCGCAAATTGCATACAATGTCGCAGTAAACGGTCAAAGTACAGGACCCTTTAATATGCAGCAGCTTCAATCAATGGTAAATCAAGGAAGTCTTTCAAAGATGAGTCTTGTATGGAAGGCAGGAATGGCAGGTTGGGAAGCAGCCGGAACAATTACGGAGCTTGTGCCTTTGTTTTCAAATGCAGCTCCTCCTCCCGTTCCTCCTGCTCCGCCTTTAAACTAA